The sequence attcaaattaatttatgaaaaaattgttacttaggtccttttgaaaagttaagcgagttaATGTGTTTCTacttcaataaatgaattattATGCATCCCAAGATAAACACTCAGATCGTGATCATCCCAATCAGCCTCCGTTGAATTGCGCTGGAGCGCGCCCATTTACTTTACACACGGCGGCTATTCAACTATGGCAACCCCATTCGGCGGCTTATTAAATTAAACAGCACAGACTCACACCCTGTGTAAAAGCTTATGGGCGCGCTGCTGCGCAATCTTTGCTTGCGCGTTATCATCGCGAAGAGTTGAGCGTTTAAGAAGAGCGCGAcaatattctcaatccagttgaaaaccggaataaaTTATTGGCAGTGTGACGTAATAGCCTAGCATGTATCTGCTACCTTTATATATATTACCTTGTATCTTGACATTTGTATTCTCATGACCTGTAATAAAGAGACATTGATTCACGCACAACAACGTTACATGGTGTCAGAAAAAAGTTACTGAATATTCTTTAAATATTCGTGAATCCGGTGCGATCGTTAGTGGAAATATCTGGCAAAGTGCAGAGAATGCACATCGTGTGCCTATTTATGTTCCTAACGCTGTTATTTGGCGTCTAGGCGAGGTCTATTACGGTTTAGATAGGAAGTCAAAATCGAGTTCTACCGGCTTCCGATAAAGTGGCGTCGGCTGCAGGCTTGAAGCCACCTAAGCCGATCGTGTTGGGAGACAACATGGCCGCCCAATGGAAGAATTGGGTTCGGCAATATTCTTGGTTCGCCACAGCAACGCAGCTGTCGGAAAAGTCGGACGAGGTGCAAGCGGCAACATTTTTGAGTGCGATAGGAGAAGATTGTGTACGAATTTACGACACGTTTGGCTTACGCCCAGAAGAAGAAAATGACGTTGACGTGATAAAAGCTAAGTTTGATGAATATTTCACTCCCAAATCTTGCATAACCTTCGAACGatataatttcaatcaaatcgtTCAGCGGGAGGATGAACAGTTTGACAGTTTCGTCACTAGAGTGAAAGAGCAGGCCAAAAAATGCTCATTTAGTGTGCTTAATGATTCTCTTGTTAAAGATCGAATCATAATCGGGGTAAAATATACTAGTCTAGTGCCACAGTTACTGAACGATGATTTAACGCTGCAGAAGACAATAGAGTTGTGCCGTAATTTCGAATTAACAACCATTCAAACCAAAGCGTTGGCAGGAGAAGCAAAAGTGGACGCAGTGAATTCGTCAATGAAGAAACATATTAGTGGTCGATACGAAGAGCGAGAAgtgtttcaatgcaaaaagtgcGGAAGGAAACACGTGAAGCGATCCTGTCCTGCCTTTGGTAAAATATGTCGAAAATGTGGAGTGTCAAACCATTTCGCCGCTATGTGTAAATCCAAGAATGTCGTACACGCCGTTGGAGTATCAGAGGAGaatgaaacggagtccgatgaTGACTCAGAAGAACTGTTCATTGGTACAGTGGAAAGCACAAGAAATGAGAGTGACTGGTTTGAGGTAGTGAAAGTACACAACAAAAAGTTCTCGGTGAAGCTTGACTCGGGTGCCCACTGTAATGTGGTACCATTGTGGTTGGTAAAGCAGCTGGGAATCGGTCTGCATCAATCGAAAACGAAATGGCTGGTTTCGTTCTCAAATCATCGAATGAAAGTGCTTGGAGAAATCTACCCGGTGTGCCGCATTAAGAACAGAGACTGCAACATCACGTTCAAAGTGGTTGAAGAGTCCGTAGTGCCAGTGCTGGGTAAAGATACGTGTATTGCTCAACGACTGATAGCGCGAGTGGATACCGTTCAAGTGTTAGACGAAACAGTGTTCAATGGACTTGGGTGTCTAAAGGATTACGTGTACGATATAGATCTGATCCCGAATGCTCAGTGGGAGACGAGACCGGCGCGTCATGTCCCACATAGCATCAGAGCAGCAGTAAAGAAAGAGCTGGATTCCATGGAACGTCTCGGTGTTATAGAAAAGATTCACACAGCAACTCCGGTGGTCAACGCAATGGTCCTGGTTAAACGAAACGACAAGCTTCGCATATGCATCGACCCATCACAGGTAAATAACAATTTATTACGACGGCACTATCCTCTCACAACGATAGAAGAGATAGCAACTCGactaaaaaattctaaatactTTACAATTCTTGACTGCAAAAAGGGGTTTTGGCAGATCATGGTCTCGGAAAGGACGACTAAGTATCTAGCTTTTGGAACACCATGGGGAAGATACGTTTGCAAGCGGTTACCTTTTGGGCTGGCTTCAGCTCCAGAAGTGTTtcaaaaagttatgtacgatacTCTGGAGGGCATTGAAGGGGTGCAGTTTTCTATGGATGATATCCTGATTCATGCGAAAAACTCAGAGGAGCTAGCtaaaattactgaaaaagtGGTAAAAAGGCTACAGGCAGCAGGGCTCAAACTCAACAGAGACAAATGTTTGTTCAATCAGACAAGCGTCAAATTTCTTGGTCACATAGTAACTGACGGCGGGTTGAAAGCAGATCCAGAAAAATTGGATGCTATTGTTAAACTCAGAACACCAACCAACAGAACAGAACTTCAAAGGGCATTGGGAATGATAACCTACATGGGAAAGTTTGTTCCCAATTTATCGGACGTAACAGCACCACCAAGAAGGCTTTTGTTCCAAGGGGGTGAGTGGGGATGGGGGTGGGATGAAAAGGATTTgtttcagaaaatcaaatcTCTCATGCAATCGCCTCCAATACTTCGATACTACGATCTGAATTTACCGGTAACCCTGTCAGTGGATGCAAGCTCGCACGCTCTCGGAGCTGTTTTACTACAACAGGGTTGCCCAGTAGCGTACGCATCCAAAGCGTTGACGCCTTCTGAGATTAATTACCCCAAATAGAGAAAGAAGCCACTGCCATACGCTTTGCTTGTTCAAAGTTTCACCAATATATATATGGAAAGAACCTAACGATAGAAACCGATCATAAACCCCTTGAATCCATATTTAAGAAACCACTTGATAGAgctgcccccccccccctttacgCAGAATAAGACTAGAAGAAATCTAGTCCCACAGCCGTGTACGTCAAAGGATCCAACATTCCGATCCTTGACATATTGAGTCGTGATGTCGATAACACCTCAACAACTGAAGAAGATAACCAAATAGAGGTACATATTGTATTGCAGATGACCAAAAGCGCTAGCACGGACCTAAAGCAGCACTCGGATGCGGATTTGGAGATGCAGTCACTAAAGGCGGTGATTATGCAAGGTTGGCCGGAATCAAGAAACGACCTATTGCCAGAATTACGAAAATACTGGGGCTTTCGAGATGAGCTGACTGTTTATGACGGGTTAATATTCAAGTCGAATCAGGTGCTCATTCCACATTCGATGAGGAACTCTATGCTGGTGAAGATACATAGTGGACATTCCGGCATTCAAAGCTGTATTCGCAGGGCAAGGCAAGTGTTGTTTTGGATAGGTATGGCTAGCGACATTCAGGAAATGGTAGAAAATTGCGCGATATGCCAGCGTCATCAACGTAACAACACGAAGAGCACCATTATCCTAAAGGATATTCCAGGCCTTCCTTTCGAGAGAGTCGCTTCCAACCTGTTCCACTTGAAAGGAAAAGAGTATCTTCTTCTCGTCGATAGCTTTTCTGGATACTTCGATTTCAAACAACTATCTGAAACAACATCTAACCAAGTAATCCAACAATTGAAAGAATGGTTCTGCGTCCACGGCATTCCTCAAATTTTGGAGACGGACAATGGTCCTCAATATGCTTCTGAAGCGTTTCGCCAATTTAGCCGTCAATGGGGTTTCGAACACCAGACATCAAGTCCTCACTTTCCAAGAGCAAACGGATTAGCTGAACGAAGCGTGCAAGTAGCCAAATCGATGCTGAAAAGTGTAGTGATGATCAGTCGGATATACGGCTGGCATTACTTCACATGCGGAACACACCTCGTAGTAGTCTCATACCATCACCCAATGAAAGGCTTATGGGTCGTTTGGTACGATCGAACATGCCGATGACGTTGGAAGCACTAAGGCCTAGAGTAGCAGTGAACGTTCAGCAATTAATGGAACGCGAAAGAATGATCCAGAAGAATTACGCAGATAGAGGAACTCAGGAACCATCGCAGTTCGCCGAACAAGAACAGATTCTCGTGCAGGATCAATCGTCGCAGAAATGGACGCCAGGGACTGTAGTGAAACAACTTGATCACCATCGTTCATATCTGGTATCCGATGGCGATAGAACAGTGAGGAGGAATGCCCATCACTTGCGCAAGTTACGCGGCGGTGGTCAAGTTGAAGAACCTTTGCAAGAAAATCTACAGCCTGAAGATGATCTGAGTGCATCAGTGGCTGAGGCTAGTATCAACAGAAGACAACATTCAACAATCGAGGCCTACAGAGAAGACGTAACCGCGGCACCGCAGATGACACGTTCTGGCCGCACAGTaaaaccaaaaagatgtaatgaaTATGAATATTACTGAAAGGGAAAGATGTGACGTAATAGCCTAGCATGTATCTGCTACCTGTATATATATTACCTTGTATCTTGACATTTGTATTCTCATGACCTGTAATAAAGAGACATTGATTCACGCACAACAACGTTAcaggcagtggctgattttctacccgccgcttccacatccaggcgctatcgtatccagttttccgcgagcggtaatggccgccagcttgcctgcggggcagtctctgatttgacgtttctggaggtcaactgcacccaccgctccgagcattttgaccaatgttgcatataagaaggtgctgattcagtgaattcaagccttcttatataccacattgatcaaaatgctcgaatggtgggtgcagttgacctccagaaatgtcaaatcagagcctaacccgcaggcaagctggcggccattaccgctcgcggaaaactggatatacccaaatagccagcaagagttaaccgccagaaatttgtatcgcgaaagacatctaacgcggcttttctcaaaattaggaactattcataaaaaactatttggtaccggttatgaatgatggtgtccgctactacgcctacaaatatttttttgatgaaggtgcttaattttgagaaatcgaaccttataGCCTGTTCAGATTACGATCATTTAACGAGGTATTTGAAGTGATAATTGACAatcagaaatgaaatgaaaataagatgAGTGAACTTTGAAATCAAGATTCTCATTATCATGTCAAATATCTCGTTAAagatcgtaatctgaataggctattagatgcctttcgccatactgatttcagaaagttaactcctcgtgtgccgctgtaagcacgctcaaagcaggcgattcattgggggatagcgaagttggatttttctcacaatccgtacgttaaacctaacttcggaagcaGTGTGCTGTgttcatatcgcgaagcgctattcagtgcaccacttccgaagttaggtttaacgtacggattgtgagaaaaatccaacttcgctagcccccaatttcgggtttcaactggattgggTATaaactgggtgctgcggatagagccgctttgcTGCTCTCAAGCGAATAGagtgatattttgaaatcaatcccaaaagcaaaattattttgcagtttcttggctgtcaaacatttcccgctcttcgaatttctctttccatgctgcatgaaggcgcacaaatgcgcgagactctacatgactttacgatggtgtacatacattcctgctccaatcagttGTTGAATTTCGGGAATTTTAGTgacgagtgctttttaattgcattcctaTTAATATtcaactcgaaatataatgtgaaaatatttgttacaaagaatacaaaactcaatctaagtttatttttatttttttttttttcaaaataataacaatacttctcaatataggatctgaaacgaacataatcaaaatcttcaatgtttggctccggcacaacaGAAAAGTTTGgtttcagtttgacaaccaaatcgattctattcgcaccacccagggTATAAATTAGTCATAGAAAACCTGAACCCcatttttctcggttcagcattgttggtttttcggccctaatcatatgttgctcgagaaATCATTTATAGTATGAAATATAATTTGATTCACAATATTTAAATGAGATTTATTCATACTAGAGGCATTAAtgagagaaacgcggatagaaaatgtagctctgccaacactgcagccaatcttcttcatcaaagaacaacatatgaaaaggaagaaatgatttTATCCAGGTAAAATTTTACATATCGCTGTTTAATGCGTTTACACCACATGTCAACAGAATccaacaaataaaacaattgcatttcataatctatatcATTGATGCAAATCATTGATCAtattattgataacaaattaaacatgcatttaaaattaattcattcgTAAGTGTCTGTCTCAATtgaataattaaactgaaattaaacttaaaagtgacatttctataattatcgaataaccctgcacGCAGAGCAAGAtcacttttgacagatatcgaatcattttctatcgatgtcctattggaattgctgggtagcaccagccattcttgtaacggggtgattttttaattttcgaactgtcactattaagtttaattctccaaatgagacagaccctcaaCAGTACGCTCGATTAAATACGCGAGGaaaaatttgctatttttatagcCCGGGGtaataatgaatcgcctgctttgagcgtgcttacagcggcacactaggagttaactttctgaaatcagtatgacgaaaggcatctaaggttcgattgctcaaaattaagcaccttaatcgaaaaaatatttggtaggcgtagtagcggacaccattcttcataaccggtaccaaatagtttttcatgaaaagtttctaattttgtgaaaacccgcgttagatgtctttcgccatacaaatttctggcgattaactcatgctggctattttgcgcatatactatagcgcctggatgtggcagcggcgggtagaaaatcaaccactgccaataattcattgttatGTCTGGCATTAGGGGTAACAACCCGACAGACATGCACGCATATCTAAATACAATAAACGGGTGTGTGATATACAAGTGTACAATGAGGTACGCGCGCGTTCACAGTCAGCAATAAACTAAaaccaccgacgaaccgacgtgtcaccccatggaaaataattcaaatttgctgcccacgacgccatgatgaaaaatcatcgaacactacccaagtaaccgtaagcattaaAATAAGCAGTACGTGCAACTATAACGCTATGACAGGGCTAACAAACTTTCTACTGGCTCTATAATAGCCCTATATAGCCAAAAAGGCGAAAtaaagtgctaatggttacctgggtagtGCCACCAccataatggctcgcgaagttttcgtagctcagccaccaacctgcgtgtattaacattgcagcggagttgtgtcttagctcatttgacaggagCGATCGCCCGCAAAAGCGAATGGCCGTTAAAAAGTGTGGGACAATCAGAGAGCgctagtgacacgtcggttcgtcggtgctaAAACTTTATTCTTTCTATTGGCCTGGCTGGACCAGCAGCCAGTGGTCATCACAGTACTCCCCCTTTTAGTTTTCCAATACATCATACTTAAAATTAAAACTTCATTGAAGCGCATAATTATATTTCGAACACAGCAAAACGAGACTGCTGTAAACACTTCAGCATCGTTAAAACAGTACCGGACAGCAATTAATAAACTCACTGATCTGTAGAACATGAACTCTTTGTGTTGATCGAAAATCTGAACTTGATTTTAAACTTCGGCTCATCCTCCGCTGAACGTATATCCTGTCCATCATGAGTATAACGTAGAgagatttcaaaataattccatGTGTTGTATAATccgataaaaataaataaatccacTGGAAATCCGTTGAATCCTCTAGCTTTGTGAAAATGTATTATAATCCTTCTGCATGTTAAACTGCGGCTATTATTCTTTCCCCTCGAAAAAGGTACATAAATACTGTGGACCTCACACAAAAATAGCATACATTGCAAACTTGTAAACTCCACGAAAAATAAACTCACgattcaaatcttcaaaaaaaatggtataggtaaataaaatatttacagGAACAAACAGCTTGGTTTTTTTACTGGCAACATTGTCAAAacctcaaacaaaaaaaaaaagattttccaaggcgtaaattaaaaatgttaacAAAACTGATGAACCAAGATAAACTAAAAAAACTGATTGAAATACACTTTTGGTAAACGACTGCATCTAACTGCGGTAAAAAGAAACTGTGTAAAGCAACAGCAAAGTTTGCATACAACCACCGTTGTAGCAATAAACAGCTATTGACTTGGCTATTGATCATGCTGATCAATACAAATACACACAGTCAGACTTCGATAAAAGCTTTTGTCATTGTTAAATGGAATAACACATAATCATAAACAAAATGAAACTTGTTTCTCACGCTTGCTAGTCGAAAAAAATGAATCACAAAGGTTTACCATAATGTGCACgcagattttaaaaaaaatcctgtttcATCACTCAAAAGGTATATGCTTCTTTTTACGTGGATGCATAAATCAAACTTGCGATGGAGTGTAAAAAGCGATACAAAATAGCTGCAAAATCTTGTGCAAGCAAACGATCGCCATCATCCGTAGGATATAACACACAATGTaggtacagtatacccccgctgatccgacaaatgtatggccggactatcggggtttctctcgttaatccgactgtcaaatccatacaaatgaaccaaaacaaaatcacgtcacaaatttgaaaactgacagcataatgtgtttaaatgggtgttgatactttttaatccggaaaattccgaattagcgagatccggactaacgagcaGAGTTGAACAATATCAACAGCGTAGGTTGATATGTGACTTCCTTCATTTTTCACATATCAGTAGAAGAAATCAGCTATCAACTCTGCACTGATATTGCACACTGCTCTGTCAGTCAGACATAATGACTGATAGTGAACCAATCTCTATTACTGATAGCCGAGCTACTTGCCAATTTAATAAACTATGGCGGAGGTATCACTACATCGGAAAGAAAAATCTGAAATAGAACCAGAGCGCAGACGGAAATATCTGGAGTTATCAAATGAAACTAATATTTTACATGCTTTTATGAAACATCCCAAACTTTGAGATGTAACACGAGAACACTCCACGCACTGTCCGCCTCAGTCTCTCATGATTATGGACCATTTCAACGATTAGTTTGCCTTCTAACTGAAATTTCTCGAATGGCTACACTCGTTGAAATGGTTCGCAGCCTGAGTATTTTGAACATGGATggatgatgatttcatttagTTATAAACGAGCAACACGGATTTGCATTTCCCCCCTAAcaaattactaaaaaaaaggtaaaagaactttacctttactttacttttatcACAGAAATATATAGGCAGGCTGGCAGGCATCCACTTTCTGATCGCTGTCAGTGACAGCCGCATGTATCAATATCAGTGTGAACTGATAGAGCATTGCATTGATCACTGATTGCTAGGATGCAAAAAGATTGTGCTGCTAACAGTGCTATCGATATCACCTAAATTTCTGTAGTGATGGTGATATTAAGCAACTCTGCTAACGAGTCGTCGaactagcgaggtccggataagcggggggatactgtaccaCGCAATGTGCGCTGAACTTGAGCCACTATTAGTTGCCAGTTGGATTTTCACATGGCCGCCCTCGAATAATGTGCAATTATATCGAAAAACCAACCAGAATTCGACCACTCGAACGacattatttttaatcaaaGGGATAAACTATCCCAAAATCCCATCTATCCTCGTCGCCACTGTTATGTCTGGCATTAGGGGTAACAACCCGACAGACATGCACGCATATCTAAATACAATAAACGGGTGTGTGATATACAAGTTTACAATGAGGTACGCGCGCGTTCACAGTCAGCAATATTGTCCATGCGGGTCATCGCTGGATCGTCGCTGGACCGTCGCGTCGCTCAACCAGCGAGCGCTTTCCAGTTTGGTGCTGTAGCGACGCATTGAATTTGCCTGCGTCGCTGGAGCACTTACTGGAAAGGGTCACCAGCGACCAACGACGTTTCAGTCGAGCGACGTAGTTGAGACAAGTTCATACATGTTCTTGATTTTATCTGCATCGACAATAAACTAAAACTTTATTCTTTCTATTGGCCTGGCTGGACCAGCAGCCAGTAGCTTTCGATAGGGTGGTCATCACAATAATATCGAAGCACAACGAAGTATGTTTGCTGTTAGCGTACATAATATTGTTGAAGTGATGAATATCATTAATCATGATGACCACGATTCATGTTTTATATATGGCCCTTTAACAACATAATGGTGAAAACTTGATTAAATCCTCGAATGCAACAAAAAATGGGCACAATGAAAAGCTTTTGTAGTCAAGTTTTATGCTTCACAATGGGCCAcatagtgtattctctgaaatccgcgcatttgtgcgccttcatgcagcacggaaagagaaattcgaagagcgggaaatgtttgacagccaagtaactgcaaaataattttgcttatgggattgatttcaaaataacccgatactcgcttgagagcacaaAAGCGGCTTTATCCGCAGCATTCAGGGAATCACTGCTCTAGAACTTCCGTGGGATTAGTATGCGGCAGGTctgcacggttagaaaaaagtagctaatattaggtacttttcactcaaatcgggggttcagtgtgggaacccaacacACTTAAAAATAAtcacagatttctgtgaaatttcaccgaaatctcaacagcagaactgttcggtgaataattttacagattttcggtaattctgacagttgaacaaaggaaaaatcgcagaaaattcggtgaaataattaccgaacagttctgctgttgagatttcggtgaattgaagcaaaattcaccgaaatctgtgaaatgatttaagtgtgaaaattaagtattttttccttgaaatttagtaaaattcactgaatattaagaaaaatatacttaattttaaatagaaacttaAATAgaaacgttgggttcc comes from Armigeres subalbatus isolate Guangzhou_Male chromosome 2, GZ_Asu_2, whole genome shotgun sequence and encodes:
- the LOC134210558 gene encoding uncharacterized protein LOC134210558 is translated as MAAQWKNWVRQYSWFATATQLSEKSDEVQAATFLSAIGEDCVRIYDTFGLRPEEENDVDVIKAKFDEYFTPKSCITFERYNFNQIVQREDEQFDSFVTRVKEQAKKCSFSVLNDSLVKDRIIIGVKYTSLVPQLLNDDLTLQKTIELCRNFELTTIQTKALAGEAKVDAVNSSMKKHISGRYEEREVFQCKKCGRKHVKRSCPAFGKICRKCGVSNHFAAMCKSKNVVHAVGVSEENETESDDDSEELFIGTVESTRNESDWFEVVKVHNKKFSVKLDSGAHCNVVPLWLVKQLGIGLHQSKTKWLVSFSNHRMKVLGEIYPVCRIKNRDCNITFKVVEESVVPVLGKDTCIAQRLIARVDTVQVLDETVFNGLGCLKDYVYDIDLIPNAQWETRPARHVPHSIRAAVKKELDSMERLGVIEKIHTATPVVNAMVLVKRNDKLRICIDPSQEIYEYFTARIIDERHQISPTTERRNFDGPHQV